Genomic DNA from Segatella copri:
GAAGATTTCAACAACAAGCTGAACCGTGTGCTCAAGGAGATAAGCAATGTGCTTGCCATTCCGCAGCCGATAGAGGAGGAGCGAAAATATATCGTGAAGCTGACGGGCGAGGTTCCTAATGCGATAGACAGCGATATTGTTCAGACTTATCTTACGGGTGAGCCGGGTAGCGAGATTCGTCTTCGCCGTCGCGGTTTCGAGGGAGGCAAGTATGTGTATGTTCACACCACCAAGAAGCGTATTTCAGACAATGAGCAGATAGAGACCGAGCGACAGATTAATGCCAATCTTTACGAGAGTATGCTTCAGCAGGCTGACCCTTACCGCCAGCGCATTCATAAGCATCGCAAGAGTTTTATCTGGAAGGGCCAGTATTTCGAGCTCGACGAGTTTCTTGAGCCGGTTTCCGACCTGATGATTCTTGAAACCCGCGGCATTTCTGCCAACGAGAGTGTGAAGTTTCCTCCTTTCATTCAGGTGCTGGAGGATATTACGGGCAACAGCAAATATTATAATTATAACATAGCGCTGAAGCGGTAAATCAGCCGAAAATGTAAAAAGTTACGGAGATAATTCATATTCTCCGTAACTTTTTACATAAACCACTCACTTTTGGTGTTATTGAGTTTCATCATTCTATTTTCTCCTTTATCCGTTGTACTTGAACACCTTGACCATTTCCTTGTCGCCACCCACAAGCTGGCTACATCTGTTCAGCATTCCGGTGTCTGAGAAACCGCATTTCTCCATGACTTTCCCTGATGCAGGATTGCCTGTGAAATGGTCTGCCCAGATGTTTTCGAAATGCTTCTCGTTGATGCAGTAGTCAAGCATCAGCTTCAAGGCTTCGGTGCAGATTCCTTGGTTCCAAAATGGCTTTCCTACCCAGTAGCCCACCTCACAGTCGTTTTCTCCGATAGGGATGTTGCTGGTTTCATGGGTGTAGTAGCCGATGCAGCCGATAGCCTCGCCAGTCTCTTTCAACACAATCGCCCATGTCGTGTCATTATGGAAGAATGTCCGGATTATCTCCCGACTTTCTTCTACAGACTTATGCGCCGGCCATCCAGCACGTGGTCCTACGTCAGGGTCGGAGGCGTACTTGAAGAGCGCCTCTGCATCTGATTCCTGCCAATATCGAAGTAAAATTCTTTCTGTTTCCATCAGATTATTTCAATGAAATTCTTCGTTCTTTATTTTGTTATCTACTGAACTTTCGCAAGTTTTGCCCACACGCCCTGAACCAACGGTCACCGGCCGAAGGGAAAGGTAAAGGGCAGAAGCCCGTACTTGAACCACATACGAAAGTTCAATTATTAATTTTTAAGGCAAAGATAATAAAAAAAGGGAAAATGAGCAAAAAAATGATGATTTTTTACTCATTTCCCTTTAACTTTCTTTGGAAATCCTTAATGACCTTAATGACCGTGACCTTAATGACCGGATTTCTCAGTTTTTTTATCCCATGCAGCTCGTTACTCCGAGCGTAGTAGCGATAGCGGTCAGTATGCTGATGGCTATCTGCAGAATTGTTTTCCAAGTGTTCGCTTTCATTTTTTTGAATGTTGAATGTTGAATGTTGAATTTTTTTTTGGGGGGGGATAGGCTGGGCTAGGGGCTAGCACCCTAGCCAGTCTATCCTTGCGCTATTCAAGGCCGTCGCCAGTATCGTCCTTGCCGGTAGTACCGCCGCTTGATTCAGAGCCTTGGCCTTCGCTGCCGGTCTGACCGGTGTTTGAACCGCCTGGGGTAGAACCGCCTGGCGTATTATCCGGAGTGGTTGGGGCGTTGAGGTCAACGTTGGTCTTACCCTCCTTCTTCGCCTGGTTGATGCGTGACTTCGCCTGGTTGATTTCCAGAAGATTTGCGTTCACGCTACGCATTACGATGCTGTAATTAATCATAGTCGTTTGTAGTATGTTTAGTGTCCGTGTTTGCAACTCCCCAGAACGCCCCGTTCCTGCCGTTTTCGGGGTCTTCATTGATGACCGGCGCCTGCCATCATTTATGACCCGCGTTGGTCTTAAGAGAAGACCCGAGCAAGGCACAAAAGGCTGTTCTTTCGATTGCCGGTGCAAAGATACAACATTTTCGGACAGAATGCAAGCTATTACCCTAACTTTCTATGCTGAAAATTGCGTAAGTGGCTGATAGATAATATTTTCTATCGTTTTCTATCAGAACTTTATTGCAGAAACATTGCAAAACAGGAAAATACGCATTGAAGGTAGCCGAAGAAACGTGAAAAGCGGTCATTAAGGTCAAGGTCATTAAGGTCATTAAGCACTTTTCGCTCGCTCTCTTTTCTTATAATATAATATTAAAATTATTTAATATTATATTATATATATATTCCGTTCCCCCCGAAACCCTTAATGACCTTAATGACCTTGACCTTAATGACCGGGGGACACCAGTTTTTGAATGTTTGTTTGTGGTATAAATACTTTACATTTGCAAAATGAGTATTGGGAGGATGCTTATAGGTATTGAGTTGATAATATGTCATTTTTGGTCATTAAGGTCAAGGTCATTAAGGTCATTAAGCTTTTTGCATGAAGTTTAGAATCCGCTTTTTTAAAAAAAAACGACCTGTGTTTGCATACGTTTGTAACTGTTTGAATGATAGTGTGAAAGCTTTTCTAATTGCCTGGAATTCTAAAGTTTTTGCCCTTGCAGGGCGTGTGGAGCCTACATGCGAAACTTCAGTAAATCATGTGTTTTTAAAAGAAAACCTCTCCCTCAGCAAATCAACAGCTAAGGAAGAGGTTTGTACAGTTGGTCTTTTTGAAGACCGATTATAACTTAAAAATATTTGAATTTTCTTAAAGCTTTGACCAGTCGATGCTGCGGATAAATGCCAAGGTTGAAACCCAATCGCAGTCGAGGCAGAAAGGAGTAGGAACATCCGGGGTGTTGTAATAAGCCAGGGTAAACTCTGTATCTGCATCCTTAAATGCCTTGTGGTCGATGGTTGCCTGCTTGAAAAACTGGGTTACGAGCGGCTTGTTCTTGTTTGAAGCCTCCTTCAGTCGCTTCTGGTAGAGCGTAATATAAACACTCATGGCGTAGGCCTGCTCGTTGAGATAGCGAACCTTTATGTTCAAGGTGTCCTTGCTCAGATTTTTGTCGAGCATTACATACGGTGGCAGAATCTTGCTGCGCATGTAGGTCATTGCGTCAAACTTGAAGAGGGCTGTACGGCGCTCGTCCATGCTCTTCGTGGTGTCGTTGAGGATTGCATCAGAAGTGCGGAGCACCTCGTTTAATACATCCTGGGCGCTTGCCTTAGCTATGCTGAGGGTGAGCGCAAATAATAATATTATGTATCTCATCTTTTTGAAATTATTAATTATCAATTCTTTTTAATCGTTGGTGTGGCGCAAGAGGAAGATGCTGTGGTCGATGCACGCTGGCAATTCTTCCTTATAATGCGTTACCATAATCATGGTTTTGTTCTGGCGGCGACAGAAGGCCTCGATGACGTCTTTTACAAGACGGCGGTTGCGGTTGTCGAGTCCGTGGAGCGGCTCATCGAGAATCAGCAGTTCCGGATCCTTGACAAAGGCACGTGCCAGGAGAACGAGGCGCTGTTCGCCGCTGGAGAGCTTCAGGAAACCACGGTCTTCAAGACCTTCCAGTCCGAAGACTTTCATCCAGAAGCGGCACTTGTCCATATCTTCTTCCTTCGGCTTTACATAGAGGCCTACGGAATCCATCAAGCCGCTTGCCACGATGCGGATGGCTGGCAGGTCGCGCTGGTAAGAGCGGTGAAGCTCAGGCGATACGTAGCCGATGTGTTTCTTGATGTCCCAGATGCTTTCGCCGCTGCCTCGAGGATTGTCGAAGAGGGTGATGTCGCAGGCATAACTCTGCGGATTATCGGCACAAACCAGACTGAGGAGCGTACTTTTTCCGGCTCCGTTCTGTCCGCTCAAAGCCCATCGTTCGCCGTTCATCACGGTCCAGTCGAGGTCGTTGAGGATGATTCGCTCGCCATACTGAATGCGCACCTTGTTCATCTTCACCACTTCCTGGGTGTGATATTCGCGGTCGCTGTAAGGCTGGTCTACGATGGCCTGTTCCAGCTCCGGGCTCAGTACATGGGCAGGCGCGGATTCTCTGCCGGCAAGATATTCGGCGAGGGTTACCTTAGGCAGAACCTTCATATCCTTTACTTCTACCACGTGGGTGATGAAATCAGGAATATCATCGCTCTTGCTCAGCACGAGGATAATCTGCAGGGCTCGCTCTGAAGAGAGGGTCTTGAGCAGTTCCTTGAGCTGGTCGCGGGTTTCAGCATCGAGTCCGATAAACGGATTGTCCATGATGAGCACGCGAGGCTCTGAGAAGAGGGTAGAGGCAAGTTTGAACTTGCGGAGCTCGCCACTTGAGAGCAGGATGGTGTATTTGTCCATCAGGTGCTGCATGTGGAAGAGTTCGTAGATGTGCTGCTGCAGGGCTCTGCGCTCCGGAGTGTCTTCGCCTGCCATCCGGTAGGCTTCTTCCAACTTGTCCTTTACGATAGGCGTGTTCTCGTCTATTTCGAGCTGGTTCCAGCGCTGCTGTAGGAAATAAGTGCGGTCGTTATCGCCTCCGTAGGTGTCGCGGAAGGTAATATACTTGATGTTGTCGCTCACCATTGTTTTCTGACTAGGTGAGAAATCGTAATCAGGGTCGTGCATCAGGAGTGGGTGGCGACCTACGATGATGTCAACAAACATTGATTTTCCTCCACCGTTCGGACCTACGATAGCGATGTGCTCACCATCGCACGCCTCGAAGTTTACGGGGTCTGCCATACGCCATTCAGGCATACGGGTAACACCATTTTTAATGCTAATAATCTTTTGCATCTCTCTTATTTTTTTATTCTACTCTGATTCTTTGTTGCAAAGTCTTTCCAGCTGCTGTAGTACTTGGCGTCGGTCTCCGGGCGGTTCATCTGCAGAAAGTGGCAGTAGGCTGCCCCCAGTGCATCGGTAGCGTCCATGAACTTCGGCATTTCGTCTTGCTGAATATGGAGCAGTCGCTGCAGCATTCCCGCCACCTGTTCCTTCGAAGCCTGTCCCTGTCCCGTAATAGCCATCTTGATTTTGAGTGGCGCATATTCGTGGATAGGAACGCTGTGATGAATGGCGGCTGCGATGGCTACTCCCTGCGCTCTGCCCAGCTTGAGCATCGACTGCACGTTCTTGCCGAAGAAGGGGGCTTCGATGGCCATCTCATCGGGCAGATAGCTGTCAATGATGCCGGTTACGCGGTCGAAGATCTTGCCCAGCCGGAGATAGGGATCGCTCTCCTTGCGCATGTCGATGACGCCCATCACCACCAGTTCGGCCTTGTTGCCGATGATGCGGATTACGCCATAGCCCATCACGTTGGTTCCGGGGTCAATGCCGAGAATGATCTTCTCTGTATTCGATTTCTTGATCATCGCTGATAAATCTCCTGACTTTTTAAAAATGCTGTTTTAACGGTCCATATATGGATTGTGAGCGAGCTCTTCGCCTATGCTGGTGTATTCGCCATGACCCGGGAGAACCTGGGTTTCGTCAGGCAACTGACCGAGATGGCGCAGACTGTTGATGATGCGGAACATGCTGCCTCCAGGGAAATCGGTTCTGCCGATAGAGTTGTGGAAGAGGGTGTCGCCGGTGAAGGCTACGTGCTCTGCCTCGCAATAGAAGGTGACGGAACCGCTGCTGTGGCCAGGAGTGGCGATGACCTGGAACTCGTGGTTGCCGAACTTGATGACCTCTTCATCTTCGAAGAATCTGCCAATAGGCGGAAACTGGTAATCGAGTTGCATCTGATAGAAGGTTTCTGCCTGCTTGGCGAGTCCCTTCATCAGTTTTTCATCTGCTGCCGATACTTCAGGTTTCAGTCCGAACTCCTGATAGATGGTGTTGTTGCCGAAGTTATGGTCAAGATGGCCATGGGTTACGAGCAGGTGAACGGGCTTGAGCTGGTTCTCCTTAATATATTGTGTAATAGCCGTCCGCTCTTCCGGATAGAAGGCGCCGCAATCGATGATGACGCATTCCTTGGTCTCATCGCTCACCACGTAGCAGTTTTCCTGCAACATGTTTACTTGAAATCTTTCTATATGTAACATTTCTTACTTTGAACTTTATGATTACTTTTCACTCTTCACTCTTCTAAGCCGGAACGTAAACCAGTTGCTTGTCCTGGCTGAACCATTCTTCATCGAAGAAAGTGCTGAGCGGAGTGATTTCTGAAATCTTGAAGTATTGCTTCAGTTCTTCTTTCAGATTGCCGCCTTTCAGACACATAAGTCCGTTAGGCAGAGCGTTTTGCCCCTTCTGCTTAAAGTTTTTCTTGATAATCTTCATCAGGTCAGGAAGTTGCATTACCGCACGGCTTACCACGAAATCGTACTTGCCTTTTTCGTCTTCTCCGCGCAGGTGTTCAGCCTTGAGATTCTGCAGATTGATGGCCGTAGCCACCTCGTTGCAGACTCTGATTTTCTTGCCCGTTCCATCTATCAGCTTGAACTTGCATTCAGGGAAGAGGATAGCGAGCGGAATGCCCGGGAAACCTCCGCCGCAGCCGAAATCGAGAATCTCCGTGCCCGGACGGAAATGGATGGCTTTGGCTATAGCCAGAGAATGGAGCACGTGGTGCTCGTACAGATTATCGATGTCCTTGCGGCTGATGACATTGATCTTGCTGTTCCAGTCGCGGTATAATGCATCGAGTGCCTCGAACTGCTTTTTCTGCTCTTCCGTGAGATTCGGGAAGTATTTCTCTATTATTTCTATCATATAATTATATGTATTCTTCTTTATTTCTACTGATTTTTCTGCAAAGGTAGTGTAAAAAATCGGAAAACACGTAATAAAAACATCAAAATCTGTCAGATTATGCTCGTATATTAAGATTTTTGCGTAACTTTGCACCCGTTTTCAATATAATTTAAGCAAAAATAGATAAAAACAGACAAGAAAATATGATAAAAGCAGCACTCTTCGATCTGGATGGTGTGGTATTCGATACAGAATCACAGTACTCCATCTTCTGGGGAATGATAGGCAGGGAGTATCATCCGGAAATGCCCGATTTCGAATATCGCATCAAAGGACAGACTCTGGTTCAGATTTACGACAAGTATTTCACCGATGAAGCCGTCTTCGCCCACATCGAAGGTTTTACAGGCGCAAAGGAGGAACAGGCTAAGATTACAGCCCGACTGGATGAGTTTGAAAAGACCATGCAGTATGAATATATTGCAGGGTTCGAAGACTTCATCAGCGACTTGAAGCAGCATGGCGTAAAATGCGCTGTGGTAACGAGCAGCAACATTCAGAAGATGCTGAATGTCTATGAACGTCACCCGGAATTCAAGGCTTATTTCGACCGCGTGCTGACCAGCGAGGATTTCGCCGAGAGCAAGCCTCATCCAGACTGCTATCTGAAAGGTGCAGCCTATTTCGGTGTGGAACCGGAGGGCTGTGTAGGGCTGGAAGACAGCTTTAACGGACTGAAGGCGGTGAGAGCTTCAGGAGCTTTCACCCTAGGTCTTGCCACAACGAACAGCAGAGAAGCCATCCAGCCGCTATCCGACTATGTGATAGATGATTACAGAGGTTTCAGCTTTGCTGACTTGCAGCGCATCGTGGAGAATGCGAAATAGATTCAACGCAGAACAATAAATAAAACAAAATAAAAAATGGGATATTTATCTACTGACAAGAAGAAAATTACCACCAAGACCTTCGCAGAAATGAAGAAGGCTGGCGAGAAAGTAACCATGCTGACAGCATACGACTTTACAACAGCCGGAATTATAGATGCTGCAGGAATTGACTCTATATTAATAGGTGATTCGGCCAGCAATGTGATGGCAGGAAATGCAGACACATTGCCGATTACCGTAGACCAGATGATTTATCACGCCCGCAGCGTGGCACGTGCCTGCCAGCATGCTTTCGTGGTTTGCGACATGCCTTTCGGCAGCTATCAGATCAGCAAGGAAGAGGCGCTGCGCAATGCTTGCCGCATGATGAAGGAGACGGGTGTAGACGCTCTGAAACTGGAAGGCGGCGTAGAAATCTGCGACACGGTTAAGGCGCTGGTTAATGCCGGAATCCCTGTTCATGGTCATCTCGGACTTACCCCGCAGAGCGTTAATAAGTTTGGCGGTTATGGCATTCGTGCCAAGGAAGAGGCTGAGGCACAGAAGCTTATCAGCGACGCTATTGCACTGGACGAAGCAGGCTGCTTTGCCATCGTGCTGGAAAAGGTTCCTGCTAAGCTCGCTGCTGAAGTAAGCAAGAAGGTAAAGGCTGTAACAATCGGAATCGGTGCAGGTAACGGCTGCGACGGACAGGTTCTGGTTTATGCTGATGCACTTGGAATGACACAGGGCTTCAAGCCTAAGTTCCTGCGCCACTTTGCTCAGGTAGGCGAGGAAATGACCAAGGGTGTGAAGGCTTATATTGATGCGGTGAAGACCGTAGATTATCCTAGCGCTGAAGAGAGTTATTAACATTAACTCTCTTTTTAGCGAAGTGTAAGAGAGTATAAATACGATAGATTCATAAAAGAGTTTAGAATAATGGATACACAAAATACACCAGTACATATCAAACTGTGGCACAAGGACTTCTGGCGATTATGCTTTGCCAACCTCTTGCTGATGTCGAGTGTGTACATGCTCGTTTTTGCCATTCCTTATTTCCTGAATCAGGAGAATTTCCAGCAGTGGCAAATTGGGTGTGTGCTTCTTGCATACGGCTTGGGATTGTTTCTGTTTGGCGGCTTCTGCTCTTATCTGGTGCAGCGCTACCGCAGGAATATGGTCTGTCAGCTTTCCATTTTAAGTGTGGTTGTTTGTCATTCGGTTCTTTACTATCTGGATACGTTCTGGAACATCAGGTTTTCTTTTGAGATTCTCCTGGCGGTCCGTTTTCTGTTGGGAGCATTTCTGGGGTTGGCTCAGATGACGCTTGCCAGTACGCTGGTTATTGATTCCTGCGAGTCGTTCCAGCGCACCGAGGCTAATTATATTACCTCCTGGTTTGCCCGCTTTTCGATAGCTGTAGGACCCTTGTTGGCATTTTTTGTTTACAACTATTTCGGCATGGGCTATGTTTTCCCTACGGCTTCGTTGCTGGCTTTGGGAGCCTTCGTGCTGGTTTCTCGCGCCAAGTTTCCTTTCAAGGCGCCTGCCGAAGGAATCAAGGTATTCAGCCTCGACCGCTTCTATCTGCCACAGGGAACTCCGCTGTTTGTCAATATTATCCTGATTACTTTTTCTGCGGGATTATACTTTTCTGTGCCTCATTCTACTGGTAACTTTCTGATGATTTTCGGAGGATTGGTCTTGGCGTTCCTGGCAGAAAAGTTTGTCTTTGCTGATGCAGATCTGAAGAGTCAGATAATCGTAGGTCTGATATTGTTGGCTTCTGCTGAACTGATTTCGTTCGGAAGTCAGGAGTTTGCTGTAGAAATCGTGGTTCCAACCTTGCTGGGTTTCAGCTTGGGAATCATCGGAAGCCGTTTCCTGCTCTTCTATATCAAGCTTGCCAAACATTGCCAGCGCGGCACGAGCGTGAACTCGTTCTTCCTGGCTTGGGAATTGGGATTGAGCTTGGGACTCGGTCTCGGATTCCTGTTCCATAATCTTCCGGCGAGAGCGCATTTTGACGTAGATCATCCTGTATATAATATGATTGAATCAGGGATGTTGCACTATGCGCTTCTTTTTACAATCGTATCGTTGCTGGTGTACAATTTCTTGGTTCATCCTTGGTACATGAAGCATAAAAACAGATAAAATATTTGAAATCTCGTTTGTTTCATAAAAGCTATTCTTTAAAAGAACCTAAAAATAGCTTTTATGAAACATTTTTAATATTATTTAGATAGTTTTTTTCGCTTTTGTGGCTTAATTTGAGTACTTTTGCGTTTAGTTTTGGAAATATATTGTTTGAATTAAGAAATTAAACGTAAAAATATAGAATTATGGCAGAAGCTATTGATATCCGCGAATTGAATATCCGGATAGAACAACAAAGTCAGTTTGTTACCAACCTGGTAATGGGCATGAATAAGGTAATCGTAGGTCAGAAACACCTTGTAGATTGCCTTCTTATCGGTCTTCTCTCTGATGGTCATATCCTGCTTGAGGGTGTACCTGGACTGGCGAAGACACTTGCAATCAAGACATTGTCACAGCTTATCAGCTCCGACTATAGCCGCATTCAGTTTACTCCTGATCTGTTGCCTGCCGATGTGGTGGGAACTCAGATTTATTCACAGAAAGATGAGGCTTTCCATGTAAAGCGCGGTCCAGTCTTCGCCAATTTCGTTTTGGCAGATGAGATTAACCGTGCCCCAGCCAAGGTGCAGAGTGCGCTGCTCGAGGCAATGCAGGAACACCAGGTTACCATTGGTGATGAAACCTTCAAACTGCCTAGTCCGTTCCTGGTAATGGCTACACAGAACCCTATCGAACAGGAAGGAACCTATCAGTTGCCTGAAGCACAGGTAGACCGTTTCCTGCTGAAGGTAATCATCGATTATCCTACACTGGAAGAGGAGAAGCTCATCATCCGCGAGAATATCCAGGGCGGACTTCCTGAGGTTACTCCTGTAACATCAGCTGAGGAGATTCTGAAGGCTCGCAAGATTGTAAACGAGGTTTATCTCGATGAGAAGATAGAACAGTATATTGCCGATATCGTCTTCGCTTCACGTTATCCTGAGCGCTACGGACTGGGCGAACTGAAAGACATGATTACCTTCGGCGGCAGTCCTCGTGCCAGCATCTCTCTTGCCAAGGCAGCCAGAGCCTATGCGTTTATCAAGCATCGCGGCTATGTGATTCCTGAAGATGTAAGAGCTGTGGCTCATGACGTAATGCGCCATCGTATAGGCCTTTCTTACGAGGCTGAGGCAAGCAATGTGACAAGTGAGGAAATCGTAAGCCGCATCATTAATAAGGTGGAAGTGCCTTGATCGTTAACAGTTTATAGTTAACAGTTTATAGTTAACAGTTAATAGTTTATAGTTAATAGTTTAGGATTTTGGATACACAAGATATCTTAAAAAAGGTTCGGAAGATAGAAATCAAGACTCGCGGACTGAGTCAGAACATCTTCGCTGGTCAGTATCATTCTGCCTTCAAGGGTAGGGGAATGGCCTTTGCCGAGGTGCGCGAATATCAGTATGGCGATGATGTGAGAGACATCGACTGGAACGTGACCGCCCGCTTTCATAAGCCTTACGTCAAGGTGTTTGAAGAGGAAAGGGAACTTACCGTGATGCTGCTCGTAGACGTCAGCGGGTCGCTCGATTTCGGTACGATGAAGCAGATGAAGCGCGATCTGGCTACTGAGATTGCTGCCACACTCGCCTTCAGTGCCATTCAGAACAATGACAAGATAGGTGTCATCTTCTTCTCTGACCGTATCGAGAAGTACATTCCGCCTAAGAAAGGAAGAAAGCATATTCTCTATATCATCAGGGAAATGCTCAACTTCCAGCCGCAAAGCCAGCGTACCGACATCGGCTGCGCCCTGGAATATTTCACCCGCGTGATGAAACGCCACTGCACAGCTTTCGTAATCAGCGACTTCTACGATCATAAGGATTTCCAGCATCAGCTGCAGATTGCCAACCAGAAACATGATGTAGTAGCCATCCAGGTTTACGACCCACGTGCCAAGGTGCTGCCTGATGTAGGACTGCTCAAGGTGATGGATGCAGAAACCGGACACGAAATGTATATTGATACAAGTTCGAAGAAACTGCGAATGGCTCATACCCAGCAATGGCTGATGCAGCAGGAGAATCTGAAAACCGACTTTGCCAAAAGCAAGGTCGACTGGACTTCGATTGCCACTAACGAGGACTTCTCGAAGGCGCTCCTGATGCTTTTCAAGCAGAGGGGCTGATAAACCGAAAGCTCAAAGTAAAGAAACTATGTTTAAAGTAAAGAATATCATATTGTCGCTCGCTCTCCTGGGATGCTCAGGCTTAGCTCAAGCCCAGCAGGTAGAGCAACGCATCGACTCGCTCCAGATACTGATAGGACAGCAGACCGTGCTGCATCTGAAAGCTTCGGTAAAGCAGGGCGATAAGGTGCAACTGCCATCTTTCAAGCCGCAGCAGCAAATTACGCCGGGAGTGGAAGTGGTAGAGCAGAGTAAGGGCGACACTTCGCACATAGGCGACGACCGCATGGTGGTGAGCCGCGACTATACGCTGACTTCATTTGATGAAAAGGTGTACGTGATTCCTGCGCTCAATGTGAAGGTAAACGGCAAGAACTGTCATGGCAACCAGCTTGCGCTGAAGGTGCTCACCGTGCCTGTAGATACGGTTCATCCCAACCAGTTCTATCCGCCTAAGGATGTTCAGGATAATCCTTTCTCCTGGAGCGAATGGAGCTCGCTCTTTTGGTTGAGCTTATTGCTGTTAATCCTCTGTGGTGCATGGCTTTATTTGCGCAACAGACTGAAGAACAACAAGCCGATTATCACCCATATCCGCATCGTAAAACGTGTTCCGGCTCATGAAAAGGCGCTGAATCAAATCAACGTCATCAAGCAGCAGCACGTTGAGAATCAGGAAACACAGAAGGCTTACTACACCCAGCTTACCAATACGCTGAGAGAATATATCGTGAGCCGTTTCGGATTCAATGCCATGGAGATGACCAGTGCCGAAATCATCGAACGTTTGCGCGAAGCAGGCGACCAGAAGATGATAGATGAACTGAAGGAACTCTTCCAGACTGCCGATCTCGTGAAGTTTGCCAAATATGAAACTCTGGTGAATGAGAACGACGCAAACCTGGTGAATGCCATCAACTTCATCGACCAGACCAAGACAGATGAGAAACCTACAGAAGAAAAGGTGGTTCCGCAGCTGACCAACGAAGAGCAGAAGACGCAATCTCAGCGCCGCCTCATC
This window encodes:
- a CDS encoding DUF58 domain-containing protein, with the translated sequence MDTQDILKKVRKIEIKTRGLSQNIFAGQYHSAFKGRGMAFAEVREYQYGDDVRDIDWNVTARFHKPYVKVFEEERELTVMLLVDVSGSLDFGTMKQMKRDLATEIAATLAFSAIQNNDKIGVIFFSDRIEKYIPPKKGRKHILYIIREMLNFQPQSQRTDIGCALEYFTRVMKRHCTAFVISDFYDHKDFQHQLQIANQKHDVVAIQVYDPRAKVLPDVGLLKVMDAETGHEMYIDTSSKKLRMAHTQQWLMQQENLKTDFAKSKVDWTSIATNEDFSKALLMLFKQRG
- a CDS encoding BatD family protein is translated as MFKVKNIILSLALLGCSGLAQAQQVEQRIDSLQILIGQQTVLHLKASVKQGDKVQLPSFKPQQQITPGVEVVEQSKGDTSHIGDDRMVVSRDYTLTSFDEKVYVIPALNVKVNGKNCHGNQLALKVLTVPVDTVHPNQFYPPKDVQDNPFSWSEWSSLFWLSLLLLILCGAWLYLRNRLKNNKPIITHIRIVKRVPAHEKALNQINVIKQQHVENQETQKAYYTQLTNTLREYIVSRFGFNAMEMTSAEIIERLREAGDQKMIDELKELFQTADLVKFAKYETLVNENDANLVNAINFIDQTKTDEKPTEEKVVPQLTNEEQKTQSQRRLIKSLLWIGAIVGLALLGYIIYQSAMLLM